A window of Candidatus Nitrospira allomarina genomic DNA:
TACCGCCAAACTCGATCTGGATCTACAAAATGGGTCGTAAATGCGGATCAGGCAAAGGTATTTGACAAAGAGCATGTGGCTAAGTTGGAGACGGTTCAGGTGCGGCTTTTCGATAGTGCATTTCAAAAAGAACAATTGCGAATCACCTCTGAAGAAGGTGTCATGAATACTTCCAATAATGACTTTGAGCTAGTGAGCAAAAATGAGAAAACCGTAATCACCTTTGAGTCTGGTTTTCAAGTATTTTCAGATAAACTGACCTGGAACGAACAAGCACGACAGATTTATACCACGGACCAAGTGACGATTAAGGGAGATGGGTTAATCATTACTGGAACAGGATTGGAGGGAGACGTGGATAAGAATGAATTTCATTTGCTCAAGGATGTTCGTGCTGAGGTGGTGTCGCCATAAAAGTTTCGTCGCCGATCTCACTTGGGTGGTTGATATTCTTGCTAATTTTGGTTTTTGGTCCTATCGTAGGAAGA
This region includes:
- the lptC gene encoding LPS export ABC transporter periplasmic protein LptC; its protein translation is MQFYGTRAILTLLVLGMAVFIGYRVVNHMQTRSQETTSVTLEEQQGADAWIHGFTYRQTRSGSTKWVVNADQAKVFDKEHVAKLETVQVRLFDSAFQKEQLRITSEEGVMNTSNNDFELVSKNEKTVITFESGFQVFSDKLTWNEQARQIYTTDQVTIKGDGLIITGTGLEGDVDKNEFHLLKDVRAEVVSP